The following are from one region of the Channa argus isolate prfri chromosome 6, Channa argus male v1.0, whole genome shotgun sequence genome:
- the glod4 gene encoding glyoxalase domain-containing protein 4 yields the protein MALRRALHFVFKVGDRAKTATFYRDVLGMKVLRHEEFEEGCKATCNGPYDGKWSKTMVGFGPEDDHFVAELTYNYGVGEYKLGNDFLGITLQSSQAVSNAKRLGWPLTEVGEALYLTQAPGGYLFYLVDKEPPSTDPVQKVCLAVSNLQTSINYWTTLLGMKVMAKNEETKSVIIGFADTQCKLELCEVSGTIDHGTAFGRIAFSCPRDQLPDLEALMKKENQKIITPLVSLDTPGKATVEVVILADPDGHEICFVGDESFRQLSMVDSKGNYLLDKAMAEDKSNEWFAKHNRQKAAA from the exons atggCTTTGAGACGAGcgctacattttgttttcaaagttgGCGATAGGGCCAAAACAGCCACATTTTACCGAGATGTTTTGGGCATGAAG GTTTTACGTCATGAGGAGTTTGAGGAAGGCTGTAAAGCAACTTGCAATGG CCCCTACGATGGAAAATGGAGCAAGACAATGGTCGGCTTTGGGCCAGAGGATGACCATTTTGTAGCTGAACTGACATATAATTATGGAGTCGGGGAATATAAACTTGGTAATGACTTCTTG GGGATCACTCTGCAGTCGAGCCAAGCCGTCAGCAACGCTAAACGTCTGGGGTGGCCCCTCACTGAGGTGGGAGAGGCTCTGTATCTGACCCAGGCTCCAGGGGGTTATCTTTTCTACCTGGTCGACAAAGAGCCGCCTTCAACTG ACCCTGTGCAGAAGGTTTGTCTTGCAGTATCCAACCTCCAGACATCCATCAACTACTGGACCACACTCTTGGGAATGAAGGTGATGGCCAAGAATGAGGAAACGAAATCAGTGATAATAGGATTTGCAGACACACAA tgCAAACTGGAGCTTTGTGAAGTCAGTGGGACAATAGATCATGGAACAGCATTTGGTAGAATAGCATTCTCGTGCCCAAGGGACCAA CTGCCTGACCTTGAAGCCttaatgaaaaaggaaaatcagaaaattattACTCCATTAGTCAGCCTTGACACTCCTGGAAAGGCCACAGTAGAAGTGGTTATTTTGGCTGACCCA gaTGGTCATGAGATTTGCTTTGTTGGAGATGAGTCTTTCAGACAACTGTCCATGGTGGATTCCAAAGGAAATTACCTACTTGATAAG GCCATGGCTGAAGATAAAAGCAATGAATGGTTTGCTAAACACAA
- the mrm3a gene encoding rRNA methyltransferase 3A, mitochondrial isoform X1 → MAAYMRGVMCFVSIERTVFPTRGSGFRVESKRYLRGLRRKPVRVFFPETEKNEALKTTPPSGKYSVKTERKDTKVTFATQHFKKSDFVKATSNVRSTITPAPAAVNKDQIDGLRYERAAPGDKRLARLVSVAHSRTFREHQGKILLEGRRLICDALDAGVSPQIVFFSTVDRLRELPLDKLKKTTLVKVKFEDIKIWSDVVAPQGVIAIFSRPDASRLNFTKRGHSVPLSLICDNIRDPGNLGTMLRCAAAAGCHNVLLTKGCVDVWQPKVLRAAMGAHFRLPIYPSLEWDDIENHLPKHVTVHVADSSCRDDRSEEAETNVSHETSKATEYGWISTRANQSNMRYEQYDSDDEGLKLPRVDAKLYHESWAQNPTALVIGGETHGLSLEAVQLAEKTAGRRLFIPVAPDVDSLNSAMATSILLFEGRKQLLKLMQTSGRKLKTAAERHFSQCSQ, encoded by the exons ATGGCAGCGTACATGAGAGGCGTGATGTGTTTCGTTTCCATAGAGCGAACTGTTTTTCCAACCAGAGGAAGCGGTTTTCGTGTTGAATCAAAACGGTATTTACGCGgacttagaagaaaacctgtcaGAGTGTTTTTTCCTGAGACCGAGAAGAATGAAGCCCTCAAGACGACGCCACCGTCAGGGAAATATAGCGTcaagacagagaggaaagacaCAAAAGTGACCTTTgcaacacaacattttaaaaaaagtgacttTGTCAAGGCGACGAGTAATGTGCGATCAACTATTACACCTGCGCCAGCTGCTGTTAATAAGGATCAAATTGATGGACTGCGCTACGAGAGGGCAGCGCCTGGAGACAAACGACTGGC GAGGTTAGTAAGTGTTGCTCACTCCAGGACGTTTCGGGAGCACCAAGGTAAAATCCTACTGGAGGGCAGGCGTTTGATCTGTGATGCCCTGGATGCTGGCGTCAGCCCACAAATTGTGTTCTTCAGCACGGTGGATCGGCTTAGAGAGCTGCCCTTAGACAAGCTCAAAAAGACCACGCTGGTCAAAGTCAAATTTGAAGACATCAAGATCTGGTCTGACGTTGTGGCCCCACAGGGGGTAATAG CCATATTTTCTCGCCCAGATGCGTCACGGTTGAACTTCACAAAGAGAGGTCATTCAGTGCCGTTGTCACTGATATGTGACAACATCCGAGACCCTGGCAACCTTGGGACTATGCTGcgatgtgctgctgctgctgggtgcCACAATGTCTTGCTCACAAAGG GTTGTGTTGATGTTTGGCAGCCTAAAGTTCTGCGTGCAGCAATGGGAGCCCATTTCCGCCTTCCCATCTATCCCAGTCTGGAGTGGGATGACATCGAAAATCATCTCCCAAAACATGTGACTGTCCATGTGGCTGACAGCAGCTGTAGAGATGACAGAAGCGAAGAAGCAGAAACTAACGTGTCCCACGAAACCTCCAAAGCAACAGAGTATGGCTGGATCAGCACAAGGGCTAATCAGAGTAACATGCGGTATGAGCAATATGACTCTGACGATGAGGGACTTAAACTACCCAGAGTGGATGCAAAGCTGTACCACGAGAGCTGGGCTCAGAATCCCACTGCTCTTGTGATCGGCGGAGAGACTCACGGTCTGAGTCTAGAAGCTGTCCAACTGGCTGAGAAGACGGCAGGTCGCAGGCTCTTCATTCCTGTTGCCCCTGATGTGGACAGCTTGAATTCAGCCATGGCAACCAGTATCCTTTTGTTTGAGGGCAGGAAGCAACTGTTAAAACTTATGCAAACATCTGGAAGGAAattgaaaacagcagcagagaggcatttttcacaatgttcacagtaa
- the mrm3a gene encoding rRNA methyltransferase 3A, mitochondrial isoform X2, translating to MRDLQESPQTSMRLVSVAHSRTFREHQGKILLEGRRLICDALDAGVSPQIVFFSTVDRLRELPLDKLKKTTLVKVKFEDIKIWSDVVAPQGVIAIFSRPDASRLNFTKRGHSVPLSLICDNIRDPGNLGTMLRCAAAAGCHNVLLTKGCVDVWQPKVLRAAMGAHFRLPIYPSLEWDDIENHLPKHVTVHVADSSCRDDRSEEAETNVSHETSKATEYGWISTRANQSNMRYEQYDSDDEGLKLPRVDAKLYHESWAQNPTALVIGGETHGLSLEAVQLAEKTAGRRLFIPVAPDVDSLNSAMATSILLFEGRKQLLKLMQTSGRKLKTAAERHFSQCSQ from the exons GAGGTTAGTAAGTGTTGCTCACTCCAGGACGTTTCGGGAGCACCAAGGTAAAATCCTACTGGAGGGCAGGCGTTTGATCTGTGATGCCCTGGATGCTGGCGTCAGCCCACAAATTGTGTTCTTCAGCACGGTGGATCGGCTTAGAGAGCTGCCCTTAGACAAGCTCAAAAAGACCACGCTGGTCAAAGTCAAATTTGAAGACATCAAGATCTGGTCTGACGTTGTGGCCCCACAGGGGGTAATAG CCATATTTTCTCGCCCAGATGCGTCACGGTTGAACTTCACAAAGAGAGGTCATTCAGTGCCGTTGTCACTGATATGTGACAACATCCGAGACCCTGGCAACCTTGGGACTATGCTGcgatgtgctgctgctgctgggtgcCACAATGTCTTGCTCACAAAGG GTTGTGTTGATGTTTGGCAGCCTAAAGTTCTGCGTGCAGCAATGGGAGCCCATTTCCGCCTTCCCATCTATCCCAGTCTGGAGTGGGATGACATCGAAAATCATCTCCCAAAACATGTGACTGTCCATGTGGCTGACAGCAGCTGTAGAGATGACAGAAGCGAAGAAGCAGAAACTAACGTGTCCCACGAAACCTCCAAAGCAACAGAGTATGGCTGGATCAGCACAAGGGCTAATCAGAGTAACATGCGGTATGAGCAATATGACTCTGACGATGAGGGACTTAAACTACCCAGAGTGGATGCAAAGCTGTACCACGAGAGCTGGGCTCAGAATCCCACTGCTCTTGTGATCGGCGGAGAGACTCACGGTCTGAGTCTAGAAGCTGTCCAACTGGCTGAGAAGACGGCAGGTCGCAGGCTCTTCATTCCTGTTGCCCCTGATGTGGACAGCTTGAATTCAGCCATGGCAACCAGTATCCTTTTGTTTGAGGGCAGGAAGCAACTGTTAAAACTTATGCAAACATCTGGAAGGAAattgaaaacagcagcagagaggcatttttcacaatgttcacagtaa